Proteins encoded within one genomic window of Bombina bombina isolate aBomBom1 chromosome 1, aBomBom1.pri, whole genome shotgun sequence:
- the LOC128638030 gene encoding dynein light chain Tctex-type 1-like, with protein sequence MDDFQGSEETSFVVDEVSGITKESIESSIGGNGNAYQHNKVNQWTNNVVEQTLSQLTKLSKPFKYIVTCVIMQKNGAGLHTASSCFWDNSTDGSCTVRWENKTMYCIVTAFGLAI encoded by the coding sequence ATGGATGACTTCCAGGGCTCTGAGGAGACCTCATTTGTTGTAGATGAAGTTAGTGGGATAACTAAAGAGTCTATAGAAAGTTCAATTGGCGGTAACGGTAATGCTTACCAGCACAACAAAGTAAACCAGTGGACCAACAACGTTGTGGAACAGACATTAAGTCAGCTTACAAAATTGTCCAAGCCATTCAAGTACATTGTGACATGTGTAATTATGCAAAAGAATGGTGCAGGGCTTCATACAGCAAGCTCATGTTTCTGGGATAACTCAACTGATGGAAGCTGTACTGTAAGATGGGAGAACAAGACCATGTACTGTATTGTCACTGCCTTTGGACTTGCAATATAG